GATGCTCGACGAGCTGATCAGCCTGGTGAGCGCGATCGGCGGCGATCCGGAAAGAGGGGGACCGACGGGGTCGTTGGAAACCTTCTTCGCCACCCTCGCCAAGCACGCCGGCCTGTACAAGAGCCTGCTCGGACCACAGGGAAGCGCCCGCATCATCGACCACATCCGGCGCCGCATCACCGCGGAAGCGCTCTTGACGTCCACCGGCAAGGCAACGCCAACGAAGGACGATCCAGACAACGTGCACGCCGCGTTCGTCGCGGGCGCGCTCATCGGGCTGGCCGCCGACTGGCTGCAACGCGACTGCGCCCACACGCCGGCGGAGATGGCCGCGCTCGCCTGGCCCCTGCTGTCCAGCTGCCGCTTCGGCGCGGACGGCGTCCGCGCCACACCCGTCTGCGACGGTTCGCACACCTGATCAGCTTTCGCTTGCCGGCCGGAAGATTCCGGCGTGCCGTGTCAGCCGAGGACGCTGCGGACCTGCGGTCGCACTCACGAGCAACTCGGCCCTTCACGCTACGTACGGCTTCAACCTGCATGGACGGGGTTATCGGCAGGCACAGCGTTGCCGCACCTTGAGCACGTGTGGTCCGGTCGGCAGCTCTCCGACGAGGTCGTCGCGGCTGTCGACCGGGTCCAGTGCCACGCGCACCAGCCGTTCTCGTGGGACCGGCCGACGTCCACGGCCGCGGGCGGTCGCCGGCTCACTCCGTTCGGGGATGAACTCCGGATCTCGGGCTGAGGGACTGCGGCCGCAGCCGGGAAGTGCTGGAGCGCACTGACGACGTCCCTCACCCGAACACGTTGCTCATCGCCCGGTACGACGCCGATGCCGTGAGTGGGCTGCCACGCGACCACGGGCACATGCGGCCGGGCCAACCGGCCCGAGCACCGTTCTAACGGTCGTCTCAGGTTCGCTCGGTATGAAATGGGCATCGCCGGGCGACGCGGTCCCGTCCTCGCCGGACATGCGCGCTCCACGGCGGCACGGTCGGCGCCGGTCCCGCACCGGACGGCGGCTGGACCGTCCACGCGACCCCGAAAGGCAGCCGTTCATGATCTCCGTGCTCGTGGTGGACGCCCAGCCGCTGCAGCGCTTCGGGTTTCGCGTGCTGCTGGAGAGCACCCCCGACACCGAGGTCGTCGGCGAGGCCGAGAACGGCGCCGAGGCCGTTCGGCGGACCACCGAGCTGCATCCGGACGTGGTGCTGATGGACATCCGCATGCCGGGCGTCGACGGGATCGAGGCCACCCGGCGCATCGCCGCCGCCGGTGGGCGTTCGCGGATTCTCGTGCTGGCGACGTTCGACGTGGACCGGTACGCGTTCGCCCTGCTGCGGGCCGGGGCGAGCGGTTTCCTGCTCGAGGACACCCGTCCGGAGGAGCTGCTCGCCGGCATCCGGGCCGTCGCCGCCGGGGACGCGGTGATCGCGCCGGCGCTGACCCGGCGGCTGCTCGACACGGTCGCCGACCGGCTCGACGACGACCTCTGCGGGCCCGTGCGGAAGGATCCCCGGCTGGACTCCCTGACCGGCCGCGAGCGCGAGATCCTCGTCGCCGTCGGCCAGGGCCTCACCAACGGTGAGATCGCGCGACGGTTCACGCTGTCGGAGTCGACGGTGAAGACCCACGTCGGGCGGATCCTCGCCAAGATCGGGGCGCGGAACCGGATCCAGGCCGTCATCCTCGCCTACGACCTGAGACTCACCCGGCCGGTTTAGCGCTTCCTCTCGCGGGTTCGAGATCCCGCCGGACCTCGAAGACGTCATCACCGTCGTGGGTCGAGCGACACCGACGAACAACGTCTCCGAGGCCGAGCTGTTCCTCAGGCGAGCACGACCTGGCCCTCGACGACCTCGACCGGGATCTTGACCAGTGGCTCGGGTGCCGGACCTCCGGTCACCTCTCCGTTCCCGCCGTAGGTGGCGCCGTGGCAGGGGCACCGGAATCCGGGGCCGACGTAGGCGACCGGGCAGCCCTGGTGGCTGCAGGTGGCGTT
This portion of the Saccharothrix syringae genome encodes:
- a CDS encoding response regulator — protein: MISVLVVDAQPLQRFGFRVLLESTPDTEVVGEAENGAEAVRRTTELHPDVVLMDIRMPGVDGIEATRRIAAAGGRSRILVLATFDVDRYAFALLRAGASGFLLEDTRPEELLAGIRAVAAGDAVIAPALTRRLLDTVADRLDDDLCGPVRKDPRLDSLTGREREILVAVGQGLTNGEIARRFTLSESTVKTHVGRILAKIGARNRIQAVILAYDLRLTRPV
- a CDS encoding TetR/AcrR family transcriptional regulator; amino-acid sequence: MARTKGGPPVVDRRVRRTQAALQCALIDLVEDRELSQISVADVAERAEVSRSTFYDHYRDVHELAEAACTEMLDELISLVSAIGGDPERGGPTGSLETFFATLAKHAGLYKSLLGPQGSARIIDHIRRRITAEALLTSTGKATPTKDDPDNVHAAFVAGALIGLAADWLQRDCAHTPAEMAALAWPLLSSCRFGADGVRATPVCDGSHT